From the genome of Mesorhizobium japonicum MAFF 303099, one region includes:
- a CDS encoding S1/P1 nuclease → MKSLVLGILLTGAACSQAFAWGPEGHSIVAEIAQRRLSSTALMEVKRILGGEVAMASVASWADDVRYAIHPESYNWHFVDIPLADSKYDPVSQCAANVQGDCAIAEIDRAEHEITCATDPLQRRDSLRYLIHIVGDLHQPFHTVADNTGENALAVTVKFGGLIKSPPKTPADNLHAVWDSTIIKQTTYAWGSYVDRLETDWLLKHPEASETLDPVAWALEAHTLAQEMAAGITNGANLDNDYYAKALPVVDEQLGRAGLRLAAVLNRWLATAPACSLP, encoded by the coding sequence ATGAAATCTTTGGTGCTGGGGATCTTGCTCACCGGCGCGGCTTGCAGCCAAGCATTTGCATGGGGTCCGGAAGGGCATTCGATCGTGGCAGAAATCGCCCAACGGCGTCTTTCCTCCACAGCGCTGATGGAAGTCAAGCGCATCCTGGGCGGAGAAGTGGCGATGGCATCTGTCGCGAGCTGGGCGGATGACGTCCGTTATGCAATCCATCCGGAAAGCTACAATTGGCACTTCGTCGACATTCCTCTGGCCGACAGCAAATACGACCCTGTGTCCCAATGCGCCGCGAATGTGCAAGGTGATTGCGCCATCGCTGAGATCGATCGCGCCGAGCATGAAATTACCTGCGCAACAGACCCTTTGCAGCGCAGGGATAGCCTGCGCTACCTCATTCACATCGTGGGAGATCTCCACCAACCGTTCCACACCGTGGCTGACAACACCGGCGAGAACGCGCTCGCAGTCACCGTGAAGTTCGGTGGGTTGATCAAAAGTCCGCCTAAGACCCCTGCCGACAACCTTCATGCGGTGTGGGACAGCACAATCATCAAACAAACCACCTATGCCTGGGGATCCTATGTGGATCGCCTAGAAACTGACTGGCTGCTCAAGCATCCCGAGGCCTCTGAGACGCTCGACCCGGTAGCCTGGGCGCTAGAAGCCCACACCTTGGCGCAAGAGATGGCCGCCGGCATCACTAACGGCGCAAATCTCGACAACGACTATTACGCAAAAGCTTTGCCCGTCGTGGATGAGCAGCTCGGCCGCGCGGGTTTAAGGCTTGCTGCGGTTCTGAACCGCTGGTTGGCCACAGCTCCCGCATGCTCCCTGCCTTAA
- a CDS encoding phospholipase D-like domain-containing protein — protein sequence MKALAFSNNDIALVAWTYDRHLDGCLGFAIFRQDLTAGTEQALPAMARFAGFEDQKDATTEDAPIQKFWWKDLYVRRGSQVRYRIVPMGGTPGQLQPLKDAEPLLSNSVAVTADRGIFEAYFNRGIVATQAVTRALGDKANGNLLLKRVADPHDSVRIALEGELFKGVTSLLDQADRTAGAEIFSALYELNDPRGLEVRLQAHDHGDPKIRNVVLGNERGKKNGVEVDDADSDNRHNLHAAGVNVTDRILPDGSIPHNKFMVLEENGKPTKVLTGSTNWTSTGLATQTNNTLIIKSPLVAARYKEYWTSVKHFSELGADAPKKLQDPAFRQANREANAKAIANPMTLEDGSAHIEVLFSPNTEDLLQTPPKEIPNDMARLYELVGAAKHAVLFLAFDPGNNSILDAAGNALRNNPNLFVRGALTSTVRAANFAEALHAGSGDEQPGKAGFNVGVIGEDGGVKKAKGKVGAAPDYRAIPADAIDDAFGRWEKEIYKVGFAIIHNKVVVIDPFSDECVVITGSHNLGYRASHNNDENMVIVHGHRPLAEAYACHVLDLYDHYAYRYWLKKYPDTFGKPLSEKDDWQERYIKDSEEKSPELRFWLAATASAG from the coding sequence ATGAAAGCTCTGGCATTCTCCAATAACGACATTGCCCTCGTCGCGTGGACCTATGATCGCCATCTCGACGGCTGCCTAGGGTTTGCGATATTCCGGCAGGACCTGACTGCTGGTACGGAACAAGCGCTACCGGCGATGGCACGCTTCGCCGGGTTCGAGGATCAGAAGGACGCGACAACCGAAGACGCCCCGATCCAGAAATTCTGGTGGAAAGACCTCTATGTCCGGCGAGGTTCTCAGGTGCGCTATCGAATAGTGCCGATGGGTGGAACACCTGGCCAATTGCAGCCGCTAAAAGACGCCGAACCGCTTTTGTCCAATTCGGTGGCCGTCACCGCGGATAGGGGCATTTTCGAAGCCTATTTCAACCGCGGGATTGTGGCGACGCAGGCCGTGACACGGGCCCTTGGTGACAAAGCGAACGGAAACCTTTTGCTCAAGCGCGTCGCCGATCCCCACGACTCGGTCAGAATCGCGCTCGAGGGAGAGTTGTTCAAGGGAGTCACGTCTCTGCTAGACCAGGCTGACCGGACGGCTGGCGCCGAAATCTTCAGCGCACTTTATGAACTCAACGATCCGCGGGGCCTCGAAGTTCGCCTCCAGGCCCATGACCATGGCGATCCTAAGATTCGAAATGTCGTGCTTGGAAACGAGCGTGGCAAAAAGAATGGCGTAGAGGTCGACGATGCGGATTCCGACAATCGTCACAACCTCCATGCCGCCGGCGTGAATGTGACGGACCGCATTTTGCCCGATGGCAGCATTCCTCACAACAAGTTCATGGTGTTGGAGGAAAACGGCAAACCAACGAAGGTGCTGACTGGCTCCACCAATTGGACGAGCACCGGGCTTGCCACGCAGACCAACAATACATTGATCATCAAATCGCCACTGGTCGCTGCCCGCTACAAAGAGTATTGGACCTCGGTTAAGCATTTCAGTGAACTGGGTGCTGATGCCCCAAAGAAGCTGCAGGATCCGGCGTTTCGGCAAGCCAACCGCGAGGCCAATGCCAAGGCGATCGCCAACCCCATGACTCTTGAAGACGGCAGCGCTCACATAGAGGTGCTGTTTTCTCCCAACACCGAGGATTTGCTGCAAACTCCTCCTAAAGAAATTCCCAATGACATGGCTCGGCTCTACGAGCTGGTCGGCGCGGCGAAACATGCCGTGCTCTTCTTGGCGTTCGATCCGGGGAACAACTCCATCCTCGATGCTGCCGGCAACGCGCTTCGGAACAACCCAAACCTGTTCGTGCGAGGCGCCCTGACAAGCACGGTGCGGGCCGCAAACTTCGCTGAGGCCTTGCATGCAGGCTCAGGTGACGAACAGCCTGGAAAAGCCGGTTTCAACGTCGGGGTGATTGGCGAGGACGGCGGCGTAAAGAAAGCCAAGGGCAAGGTGGGAGCTGCGCCTGATTACCGCGCGATCCCTGCTGATGCGATCGATGATGCCTTCGGCCGGTGGGAGAAGGAAATCTATAAGGTTGGGTTCGCCATCATTCACAACAAAGTCGTGGTCATTGACCCATTTAGCGACGAGTGCGTGGTTATCACCGGTTCGCACAATCTGGGCTATCGCGCCTCCCATAACAACGACGAGAACATGGTGATCGTGCATGGTCATCGTCCCTTGGCCGAGGCCTATGCCTGCCATGTGCTCGACCTCTACGACCACTATGCCTACCGCTATTGGCTGAAGAAATACCCGGACACGTTCGGCAAGCCCCTCAGCGAGAAAGACGACTGGCAGGAGCGCTACATCAAGGATTCTGAAGAAAAGTCGCCTGAGTTGAGGTTCTGGCTGGCCGCAACGGCGAGTGCCGGCTAG
- a CDS encoding poly-gamma-glutamate hydrolase family protein: protein MNQSPSILRKTRKGEYMAFADLAAEKTQGVDYDFLVLDRASAVAIVAPHGGWIEHGTSELATAVAGDDFSLYLFEGLKPKRPHSELHIPSEYFDENRCVDLVSRARIVIGMHGRADGDDPETIWLGGLGKELRDAIAAALEAAGFKAITSGHRLPGEHKNNICNRGINQAGVQLEPCRWSNRCLSATETHSTSATTAIISRLSIAA, encoded by the coding sequence ATGAATCAATCTCCAAGCATTCTGCGGAAGACCAGAAAAGGCGAGTACATGGCTTTCGCTGACTTGGCAGCCGAGAAGACGCAGGGCGTTGACTACGATTTCCTGGTTCTGGATCGAGCTTCGGCCGTGGCAATTGTCGCGCCGCATGGCGGCTGGATTGAGCATGGCACGTCTGAATTGGCCACCGCCGTCGCGGGAGATGATTTCTCGCTCTACCTGTTTGAGGGGCTCAAGCCGAAACGACCGCATTCCGAACTGCATATACCGTCCGAGTATTTCGACGAAAATCGATGCGTCGACCTGGTCAGCAGGGCCCGGATTGTAATCGGCATGCATGGCCGTGCCGACGGCGACGACCCGGAAACGATCTGGCTCGGAGGCCTAGGCAAGGAGTTGCGCGACGCGATCGCGGCGGCACTGGAGGCAGCTGGCTTCAAAGCCATCACCTCGGGCCACCGGCTGCCTGGCGAACACAAGAACAACATTTGCAATCGCGGAATCAACCAGGCCGGTGTGCAGCTTGAGCCATGCCGTTGGTCAAATCGTTGTCTGTCGGCAACGGAGACACATTCTACATCCGCCACAACAGCGATAATTTCACGATTATCGATTGCTGCCTGA
- a CDS encoding DUF4158 domain-containing protein: MRVSLEVLTGAWSLSFADIDFLKVKAAGSRLGLAVQLKFFAANGYFTTAAAEAPDDAVSYLAEQLGVSKADLCRYDFSGRSGRRHCAEI; the protein is encoded by the coding sequence TTGCGCGTTTCGCTCGAGGTGTTGACCGGGGCGTGGAGCCTCTCTTTTGCCGACATCGACTTTTTGAAGGTCAAGGCGGCCGGGTCGAGGCTTGGACTGGCGGTTCAACTGAAGTTCTTCGCCGCGAACGGATATTTCACCACCGCGGCGGCTGAGGCCCCCGATGACGCGGTTTCGTATCTGGCCGAGCAGCTTGGCGTCAGCAAGGCAGATCTCTGCCGGTATGATTTTTCGGGGCGTTCAGGGCGGCGCCATTGCGCCGAGATTTAG
- a CDS encoding Ulp1 family isopeptidase: MPQVQDAGLEEGQAVQARQVGFEQHLAEARRLFDQADESPTNPEELLRLEQGFREVLQRRQDDQVAEALRPLFDDRADEPPANPEELLRLEQGFREVLQRRQDDQAVSSFFSDPGMPAGPGDHNSIVTDAFAAAGSGHAGVEAAAPPVLAASQQQIRPSPDALDQGNHLPPQGGIINNEHSTAPLRPAKRQRAVDRPQAVAIQQQLSEIGNSGGRVPIQPPTQQLGELPLQGVPVQGTGSEHIGRLHAGAAPSARSEAPPAAIEDSINVSFAVPKDFSHGTQRVPDAMLPFLDRPGPLPDAGQARQAGFEQHVAEPRRADPVASGARASRYHHLSDEHRDLIDRAIAHSQEKYSETTARKYTFALSRLANDLSARGQAIDLRNHKSLVDHVGAFFPKDVDMKSALKALRAYHEPGYSATAGGPAASYPHLSAEHRDVIDKAIDRAAAQQNQSADTLRIYSNALRRLANDLGARGQATDLKNHQSLVDHLDTFFPNDQNIKTALNVLRAYHDPGNAATGWWPAAVPSKADARILEKLSSDSGLALSTRVVYGRLLRRFSEELESRGQTISGLDHNSRTELAEALFPGNKKLRFALQRVHNAEVPEALRPLFDNRADKPPTNPEELLRLEQGFREVLQQRQGDQAASSLFGNPGMPAGPEDPNRSVSDAFASSGHAGVEAAAPPVLAASQQQIRPWPDAFDQGNHLPPERVIINNEHDTALLRPAERQRALNTPQAAAIQQPLSEIGNSGGRVPMQPPTQQLGELPLEGVPVQRTGSEHIGRLHAEAAPSARAEAPPAAIENSINVSFAVPKGFSHGTQRVPDAMLSFLDRPGPLPDAGQARQAGFEQHVAEPRRAEPVASGARATGYRHLSDEHRDLIDKAIAHAAAQQKYSESTVLKYRYALRRLANDLGARGQATDLKNHQSLVDHLDAFFPKNDDMKRALNVLRAYHEPGYSATVGAPANRYPHLSDEHRDVIDKAIAHAEAQQHHSAPTLRIYSNALRRLANDLGARGQATDLKNHQSLVDHLNTFFPKDTDIRDIRPALNVLRAYHEPGYSATGRWPVTVPSKADAHVLEQVTSDSSLAPSTRVVYGHSLRRFSEALDRRGRTISGLDHDSRIEFAEVLFPGNDYLRWALERVRDAKPASDRIVADALAAAGSGHAGVEAAAPPVLAASQQQIRPWPDALDQGNLLPPERFIINNEHSTAPLRPAERQRALNTPQAAAIQQQPSEIGNSGGRMPMQPPMWQLGELPLQGVPVQGTGSEHIGRLHAGAAPSARSEAPPAAIEDSINVSFAVPKGFSHVTQRVPEAMLSSLYHYGLLPDADKPEWNYEIKGHGYTARRPEEGNDVWLLHRGAIREAGAAAVPARAPGPALPATARLSDTHLGVPLVDLTTSSDAHIEALPSGSSNLPRGAVLGATQLLGDEHIQRDYEFLEQQLQQADPALAARTRLVDPSVSHLLRHMEQQDARGTLQSIYNRNAGPSDFLFVPVNDGVGIDRGTHWSLLLVDRRDPERAVAYHYDSIQQNEQRYNDAPARKLATRLDATLVTPDMAQQKNAVDCGVFVVDGTRELVRRLANEERPDQQLPLHLNYLVADRQALQNRLREGRLPHELAASPAEALAAPGSQVQHAALQEQQARQVAPAPLERHLGKTREAEDKLTSTLDRSNRVNSGGVVINTERYTAPLRPAKRQRTDNSQSLAIGRQPSEANTTSIGQASDQARADLMASSRSRERSDAGR, encoded by the coding sequence TTGCCGCAGGTGCAGGACGCCGGCTTGGAAGAGGGGCAAGCGGTCCAGGCCCGGCAAGTGGGCTTTGAGCAGCACCTTGCCGAGGCCCGGAGGCTGTTCGATCAAGCTGACGAGTCGCCAACCAATCCAGAGGAGCTTCTGCGACTGGAACAGGGGTTCCGCGAAGTGCTTCAGCGACGGCAGGATGATCAAGTGGCCGAGGCGCTCCGGCCGCTGTTCGATGATCGAGCTGACGAGCCGCCAGCCAATCCAGAGGAGCTTCTGCGACTGGAACAGGGGTTCCGCGAAGTGCTTCAGCGACGGCAGGATGATCAAGCCGTCTCGTCTTTTTTCAGCGACCCAGGGATGCCCGCTGGACCGGGTGACCACAACAGCATCGTGACGGACGCTTTCGCAGCGGCCGGCTCTGGGCACGCCGGAGTTGAGGCCGCCGCCCCGCCAGTCTTGGCTGCCAGCCAACAGCAGATCCGGCCCTCGCCGGATGCGCTTGACCAGGGCAACCACCTGCCACCCCAGGGGGGCATCATCAACAATGAACATTCGACGGCGCCGTTGCGGCCAGCGAAGAGGCAGAGGGCCGTGGATAGGCCGCAAGCCGTCGCCATTCAGCAGCAGCTGAGCGAAATCGGCAATTCAGGCGGCCGCGTGCCGATACAGCCCCCCACGCAGCAGTTGGGTGAATTGCCATTGCAAGGGGTACCGGTTCAAGGGACAGGGTCCGAACACATCGGAAGGCTGCATGCGGGGGCCGCGCCCTCAGCAAGGTCCGAGGCGCCCCCGGCTGCGATCGAGGACTCCATAAACGTTTCGTTCGCCGTCCCCAAAGACTTTTCCCATGGGACTCAACGCGTCCCAGACGCGATGCTCCCTTTCTTGGACCGCCCTGGCCCCTTGCCGGATGCTGGCCAAGCGCGGCAAGCGGGCTTTGAGCAGCACGTGGCCGAGCCGCGCCGAGCCGACCCGGTTGCGAGTGGCGCCCGTGCTTCCCGCTATCACCATCTGTCCGACGAACACCGGGACCTTATTGATAGAGCGATCGCCCACTCCCAGGAAAAATATAGCGAGACCACGGCCCGAAAATACACGTTTGCACTTAGCCGGTTGGCGAATGATCTCAGCGCTCGTGGCCAAGCAATCGATCTAAGAAATCACAAATCCCTGGTCGATCACGTCGGTGCTTTCTTTCCGAAAGACGTTGATATGAAGAGCGCTTTGAAGGCCCTGCGTGCGTATCATGAGCCGGGCTATTCAGCGACTGCTGGCGGCCCTGCTGCCAGCTATCCCCATCTGTCCGCCGAACACCGGGACGTTATTGACAAGGCGATCGACCGCGCTGCGGCTCAGCAAAACCAGAGCGCGGACACGCTGCGAATATACTCGAATGCGCTTCGCCGATTGGCGAATGATCTCGGCGCTCGTGGCCAAGCGACTGATCTAAAAAATCACCAATCCCTGGTCGATCACCTCGATACTTTCTTTCCGAATGACCAGAACATTAAAACGGCGTTGAACGTCCTACGTGCGTATCATGATCCGGGCAATGCAGCGACTGGCTGGTGGCCAGCGGCGGTGCCGTCAAAGGCAGATGCGCGTATCCTGGAAAAATTAAGCAGTGACAGCGGGTTGGCCTTAAGCACCCGTGTCGTCTATGGTCGTCTTCTTCGCAGATTTTCTGAGGAGCTCGAGAGTCGGGGCCAGACGATCTCTGGGCTGGATCACAATTCGCGGACCGAACTCGCCGAGGCGTTGTTTCCAGGCAACAAGAAACTCCGCTTCGCGCTGCAGCGGGTTCACAATGCGGAGGTTCCCGAGGCCTTGCGGCCGCTGTTCGATAATCGAGCTGACAAGCCGCCAACCAATCCAGAGGAGCTTCTGCGACTGGAACAGGGGTTCCGCGAAGTGCTTCAGCAGCGGCAGGGTGATCAAGCCGCCTCGTCTTTGTTCGGCAACCCAGGGATGCCCGCTGGACCGGAGGATCCTAACAGAAGCGTGTCGGACGCTTTCGCAAGCTCTGGGCACGCCGGAGTTGAGGCCGCCGCCCCGCCAGTCTTGGCTGCCAGCCAACAGCAGATCCGGCCCTGGCCGGATGCGTTTGACCAAGGCAACCACCTGCCACCCGAGCGGGTGATCATCAACAATGAACATGACACAGCGCTGTTGCGGCCAGCGGAGAGGCAGAGGGCCCTGAATACGCCGCAAGCCGCCGCCATTCAGCAGCCGCTGAGCGAAATCGGCAATTCAGGCGGCCGCGTGCCGATGCAGCCCCCCACGCAGCAGTTGGGTGAATTGCCATTGGAAGGGGTACCGGTTCAACGGACAGGGTCCGAACACATCGGAAGGCTGCATGCGGAGGCCGCGCCCTCCGCAAGGGCTGAGGCACCCCCCGCTGCCATCGAGAACTCCATAAACGTCTCATTCGCCGTCCCCAAAGGCTTCTCCCATGGGACTCAACGCGTCCCAGACGCGATGCTCTCTTTCTTGGACCGCCCTGGCCCCTTGCCGGATGCTGGCCAAGCGCGGCAAGCGGGTTTTGAGCAGCACGTGGCCGAGCCGCGCCGAGCCGAACCTGTCGCGAGTGGCGCCCGTGCCACCGGCTATCGCCATTTGTCCGACGAACACCGCGACCTTATCGATAAGGCGATCGCCCACGCTGCGGCTCAGCAAAAATATAGCGAGAGCACGGTCCTAAAATACAGGTATGCACTTCGCCGATTGGCAAATGATCTCGGCGCTCGTGGCCAAGCGACTGATCTAAAAAATCACCAATCCCTGGTCGATCACCTCGATGCTTTCTTTCCGAAAAACGATGATATGAAGAGGGCGTTGAACGTCCTGCGTGCCTATCATGAGCCGGGCTATTCAGCGACTGTTGGTGCCCCGGCTAACCGCTATCCCCACTTGTCCGACGAACACCGGGACGTGATTGATAAGGCGATCGCCCATGCTGAGGCTCAGCAACACCATAGCGCGCCGACGCTCCGAATATACTCGAATGCGCTTCGCCGATTGGCGAATGATCTCGGTGCTCGTGGCCAAGCGACTGATCTAAAAAATCACCAATCCCTGGTCGATCACCTCAATACCTTCTTTCCGAAAGACACTGACATAAGGGATATAAGGCCGGCGTTGAACGTCCTGCGTGCGTATCATGAGCCGGGCTATTCAGCGACTGGCCGGTGGCCAGTGACGGTGCCTTCAAAGGCAGATGCGCATGTCTTGGAACAAGTGACCAGTGACAGCAGCTTGGCCCCAAGCACCCGTGTTGTCTATGGTCATAGTCTTCGCAGATTTTCTGAGGCGCTTGACAGGCGGGGCCGGACGATCTCTGGGCTGGATCATGATTCGCGGATCGAATTCGCCGAGGTGTTATTTCCAGGCAACGATTATCTCCGCTGGGCGCTTGAACGGGTTCGCGATGCGAAGCCTGCGTCAGACAGGATCGTGGCGGACGCTTTGGCAGCGGCCGGCTCTGGGCACGCCGGAGTTGAGGCCGCCGCCCCGCCAGTCTTGGCTGCCAGCCAACAGCAGATCCGGCCCTGGCCGGATGCGCTTGACCAGGGCAACCTCCTGCCACCCGAGCGGTTCATCATCAACAATGAACATTCGACGGCGCCGTTGCGGCCGGCGGAGAGGCAGAGGGCCCTGAATACGCCGCAAGCCGCCGCCATTCAGCAGCAGCCGAGCGAAATCGGCAATTCAGGCGGCCGCATGCCGATGCAGCCCCCCATGTGGCAATTGGGTGAATTGCCATTGCAAGGGGTACCGGTTCAAGGGACAGGGTCCGAACACATCGGAAGGCTGCATGCGGGGGCCGCGCCCTCAGCAAGGTCCGAGGCGCCCCCGGCTGCGATCGAGGACTCCATAAATGTTTCGTTCGCCGTGCCCAAAGGCTTCTCCCATGTGACTCAACGCGTCCCAGAGGCGATGCTCTCTTCCTTGTACCATTATGGCCTCTTGCCGGACGCGGACAAGCCGGAATGGAACTACGAGATTAAAGGCCACGGCTACACCGCCCGGAGGCCAGAGGAGGGCAACGACGTTTGGCTCCTCCATCGCGGAGCGATAAGGGAAGCTGGAGCGGCAGCAGTACCGGCAAGGGCTCCGGGACCCGCCTTGCCAGCGACCGCCAGGCTCTCAGACACCCATCTCGGGGTTCCGTTGGTCGATCTGACCACCTCCTCCGATGCACACATCGAAGCCCTTCCGTCAGGCTCGTCCAATCTCCCCCGGGGGGCGGTGCTCGGGGCCACCCAACTGCTGGGCGACGAACATATCCAGAGGGATTACGAATTCCTCGAGCAGCAGCTGCAGCAGGCCGATCCAGCGCTCGCCGCCCGGACGCGGCTGGTCGATCCGTCGGTCTCCCATCTGCTGCGCCACATGGAGCAGCAAGACGCGCGAGGCACATTGCAGTCGATTTATAATCGAAACGCCGGCCCATCCGACTTCCTGTTCGTGCCAGTGAACGATGGGGTGGGTATTGACCGCGGCACCCATTGGTCGCTGCTCCTCGTAGATCGCCGCGATCCGGAAAGAGCGGTCGCCTATCACTACGACTCCATCCAGCAAAATGAACAGCGATACAACGACGCGCCTGCACGAAAGCTCGCTACAAGACTGGACGCGACCCTGGTAACACCCGACATGGCGCAGCAGAAAAACGCTGTTGACTGCGGCGTCTTCGTGGTGGACGGCACGCGCGAGCTGGTTCGTCGATTGGCGAACGAAGAGCGGCCAGACCAGCAGCTGCCGCTGCACCTCAACTACCTCGTCGCCGATCGGCAGGCGCTGCAAAACCGACTGAGAGAGGGGCGCTTGCCGCACGAGCTTGCCGCAAGCCCTGCCGAAGCTTTGGCAGCACCCGGGTCGCAGGTGCAACACGCCGCCTTGCAAGAGCAGCAAGCCAGACAGGTCGCGCCAGCGCCGTTGGAACGGCACTTGGGCAAGACGCGCGAGGCCGAGGACAAGCTGACGAGTACACTGGACAGGAGCAACCGCGTGAACAGCGGGGGCGTCGTCATCAACACTGAACGTTACACAGCGCCGTTGAGACCGGCGAAAAGGCAGAGGACTGACAATTCGCAAAGCCTCGCCATCGGGCGGCAGCCGAGCGAAGCAAACACAACGTCCATCGGCCAAGCCTCCGATCAAGCCCGAGCGGACCTAATGGCTTCCTCCAGAAGCAGAGAGCGCTCCGACGCGGGACGTTGA
- a CDS encoding MBL fold metallo-hydrolase, whose protein sequence is MPLVKSLSVGNGDTFYIRHNSDNFTIIDCCLNDDQKEAIVEELKEASAEKGITRFISTHPDQDHILGLEYLDEKLGIVNFYCVANSATKDSPTTSFEHYCKLRDSSSAYHVYKGCKRKWMNQSSDERGAAGISILWPNVSNEAYKAALKDAADGLAFNNMSLVARYSIEDGATFMWIGDLHTKFMQEIFDDIELTKTTVVFAPHHGRDSGKIPNSWLERLDPQIIVIGEAPSRHLNYYTGYKIVTQNDAGDITMDCIGDKVHFYVSNKNYSREDVLDDEGMTTYPNYVGSITVETEYTLDG, encoded by the coding sequence ATGCCGTTGGTCAAATCGTTGTCTGTCGGCAACGGAGACACATTCTACATCCGCCACAACAGCGATAATTTCACGATTATCGATTGCTGCCTGAATGACGACCAGAAGGAGGCGATCGTCGAAGAACTCAAGGAAGCGTCTGCCGAAAAAGGCATCACGCGATTCATTTCGACCCACCCCGATCAGGACCACATCCTCGGCCTGGAGTACCTGGATGAGAAGCTCGGTATCGTCAACTTCTATTGCGTGGCCAACAGCGCTACCAAGGACAGTCCTACCACGTCTTTTGAGCACTACTGCAAGCTGAGAGACTCAAGCTCGGCCTACCATGTCTATAAAGGGTGCAAGCGCAAATGGATGAACCAGAGCAGTGATGAGCGCGGCGCGGCTGGGATCAGTATCCTGTGGCCGAATGTTTCTAATGAAGCTTACAAGGCTGCCCTGAAGGACGCGGCGGACGGGCTGGCCTTCAACAATATGTCGCTGGTCGCCCGTTATTCAATCGAAGATGGCGCCACATTCATGTGGATCGGAGATCTCCACACCAAGTTCATGCAGGAGATCTTCGACGATATTGAGCTCACGAAGACGACGGTCGTGTTTGCGCCCCACCACGGGCGCGACAGCGGCAAGATCCCGAATTCCTGGTTGGAGAGGCTGGACCCGCAGATCATCGTCATCGGCGAAGCGCCCTCCCGCCATCTAAACTACTATACCGGCTATAAAATCGTGACACAGAACGATGCCGGTGACATCACCATGGACTGTATTGGCGACAAGGTTCATTTCTACGTCTCAAACAAAAACTATAGTCGTGAGGACGTCCTCGATGACGAGGGAATGACGACCTATCCCAACTACGTCGGCTCGATAACCGTCGAGACCGAATACACCTTGGATGGTTAG